CTCGGAAGAAGCTTCGTAAACTTTCTCCGAAAGAGCGGCAGCAACAGCTTTCAAGAACTCTACATCTTCCGGTCGTTTCGCTTCAACAAAGAAAGGTACTTCCTGAAAATTGACTTCACGTTGTTTGCTGAATGTCTGCATCGGATAAAATACCCCATACCGTTCTGCATGCCCTTCCCAGATACTCATCGGAATACTTCCCGCTGTATGCACCAACAATGAATTCTGTTTCCCTTCTGTTATCTGCGGCAACAAATCTACCAAAGCGGCATCTTTCAAAGATACGATATACAATTTGGCATCTTTGGAAATTTCCTGCAAATCTGTGGTATATTCAGCTTCCACTTTCTCGGCTAAAGTACGGGCAGATTCCATTGTCCGGCTATATACCTGCACAATGCGGAATCCTTTATGATAGAGAGCTTTCGCCAGATTAGTAGCCAGGTTGCCTGCACCGATAAACACAATCGGTGTATCTTCTATACTTCTCTTCATTATTTCTTTACCGTTTTGCAAACCAGAATAAAATGATTCCGACAATGAGCAGAGTCAATGGCAACAGATACCCGGATAACGAACCCAGCAATGATATTACCAGACTGATATTCATCACCAGCCAAAGACCAAGCAACACAAAACCAATTGATTTGTCACGTTTAAAAATAAGAAAACAGATCGAAGCATACAATAACATATTGTCCTTATTCATCACCCAAGGTAGTCCAACAGTAGAGAAATGAATCAGTTTATCAATCAGATAAAGTGCTCCGATAACGATAAAGGTAACAGCAGTAGCCAAATAAGTATCTTTGCTGTTACTCGCTTTAGCAGCTCCCATATTTATTTTCCTCCGAATTTATTTATGTGAATTTTCTCCCATTGAAGATGTTCTTCGTTGAAAGGTTTACGTTCCATCCCTTTATGTCCGATAGCAATAACGGAAAGAATTTGAAGTTGCAAAGGAATATCCAGGATTCCATGAACAAATTCATCGGAAGGCATTCCGGTAGCAGTGAAACGTTCGCGAACCTGCACCCAGCAGCTTCCCAAACCCAAATCTTCAGCCTGCAACTGTATCATGATGGAAGCAATAGAAGCATCTTCAATCCAAACATCACTGGCCAACGGATCGGCCATTACCACAATTGCTAAAGCTGCGTCGGCAATGAATGAAGAAGCCTGTTCCTTGCAATGAGACAATTCTTTCAATACCTCTTTATCATCAATCACTACAAACTGCCAACTATTACTACGTTTGGAAGAAGGAGACATCAAAGCTGCTTTCATCAACGTAACTACCTGATCTTGTGTCAACTCTTCATCGGTGAACTTCCGCATACTACGACGGTTCTTTATTAATTCACTGAAATTTTCCATATTATTTTTTGGTTTCATTTGATTAATGTATGCAAAGATAATGCAAACCGAGCGTAATAGGAAATAAAAGTATCTTTTTCATTTCTATTGTCAGAAGGGAATCTATGAGATGAAAAGAGCGCCAAATACTCCACTAAATGAAGAATATATTGTATCTTTGCACAGAGAAATAATTTCATTATGAAAAAGCGAATTACACAAGACGATTACATTAAAGCGAATCGTAAAGCTAGCCGTGAGGCAGAAATCGAGATGTACGGGCACCCTATTTGTCACAAACGAGTGCACCAGTCAAAGAAAGTATATAACCGCAGAAAGATAAAGGCAGCCGATAAAAAGCTGCCTTATTTTTTTGTCTTCAAAATGGCGTCACTATCCCCCAGACATAGCGACACTATGCAATAGAAATAGCGTCACTATCATGATAGGATAGCGTCACTATATTTAGGAGGTTAAAAAAGAAGGTTATCTATTTACCTATCTATCTAATTATCTATACAATCCGAGTTAATTCCCCGGTCGTAGAATCAATAATAAATCCGTAGACTGTCACATCTGAAGGGATCAAAGGATGGCGCACGATAAAATCGACTGTTCCTCTCACCGACTTTTCCGTATCTTCGAAACCATCCAGCCACGAATGAAAGTCAACTCCGCAGAAGCGCATCATGTCAATATAATCCGGATTGATTCCGCGTGCTTTCATTTTTTCGAGCATTTCTTCACTGTGCATGTGGCAAGCTCCACAATCAGAATGAGCAATCACCATTATTTCCTCCACACCCAGTTCAAAAATAGCAACGAGTAAACTACGTATTACGCTACCGAAAGGATGGGAAATAACGCCACCTGCATTTTTTATCATTTTCACATCGCCATTCTTAATTCCTAGTGCGGCTGGAAGCAAAGCAGTCAGTCGGGTGTCCATACAGGAAAGAATAGCTATTTTCTTATCGGGATATTTATTGGTAATATACGATTCGTATCCCTTGTTCTCAACAAAT
The Bacteroides luhongzhouii DNA segment above includes these coding regions:
- a CDS encoding Rossmann-like and DUF2520 domain-containing protein, with the protein product MKRSIEDTPIVFIGAGNLATNLAKALYHKGFRIVQVYSRTMESARTLAEKVEAEYTTDLQEISKDAKLYIVSLKDAALVDLLPQITEGKQNSLLVHTAGSIPMSIWEGHAERYGVFYPMQTFSKQREVNFQEVPFFVEAKRPEDVEFLKAVAAALSEKVYEASSEQRKSLHLAAVFICNFTNHMYALAADLLERYNLPFDVMLPLIDETARKVHELAPHDAQTGPAVRYDENVISNHLAMLVDSPALQEIYKLMSKSIHEHHQL
- a CDS encoding nitroreductase family protein — encoded protein: MENFSELIKNRRSMRKFTDEELTQDQVVTLMKAALMSPSSKRSNSWQFVVIDDKEVLKELSHCKEQASSFIADAALAIVVMADPLASDVWIEDASIASIMIQLQAEDLGLGSCWVQVRERFTATGMPSDEFVHGILDIPLQLQILSVIAIGHKGMERKPFNEEHLQWEKIHINKFGGK
- a CDS encoding beta-class carbonic anhydrase, with the protein product MLEEILAYNKQFVENKGYESYITNKYPDKKIAILSCMDTRLTALLPAALGIKNGDVKMIKNAGGVISHPFGSVIRSLLVAIFELGVEEIMVIAHSDCGACHMHSEEMLEKMKARGINPDYIDMMRFCGVDFHSWLDGFEDTEKSVRGTVDFIVRHPLIPSDVTVYGFIIDSTTGELTRIV